A window from Solanum stenotomum isolate F172 chromosome 5, ASM1918654v1, whole genome shotgun sequence encodes these proteins:
- the LOC125864707 gene encoding cytochrome P450 78A6-like yields the protein MTTSIESLWIFALASKCKSFTSINSIFFAIFLILIWLVMNMIYWAHPGGPAWGKHTWKKIVSNPIPGPKGFPVIGSMNLMTGLAHHKIANMAKTLKASRLMCFSLGETRVIVTCNPEVAKEILNSSVFADRPIKESAYRLMFNRAIGFASYGVYWRTLRKISSNHLFSPKQIKIYEKPRFQIAKQLISMFEKNSPNDILRVRDGLKLASLNNMMCCVFGKSYDFDCCNLETKELMKLVDEGYELLGMLNWSDHISWLGEFDLQRIKQRCSELVPKVNKFVKKILDEHVNQSGDFVDVLLSLQGSERLSENDMIAVLWEMIFRGTDTVTVLVEWILARMTLHPAIQSKVQVEIDRIVGQSRTMTESDVSEMIYLPAVVKEVLRLHPPGPLLSWARLAITDTTIDGYQVPAGTTAMVNMWAITRDADVWADPLMFKPERFLNEAHSDMDFSVLGSDMRLAPFGSGRRSCPGKTLGLTTVTYWVATLLHEFEFGPSSNVDLSEVLKLSCEMAHPLKVKIRSRRAPKTS from the exons ATGACAACAAGCATAGAAAGCCTTTGGATTTTTGCTTTAGCTTCAAAATGCAAATCTTTCACTTCTATAAACTCAATATTCTTTGCaatttttcttattcttatatGGTTAGTCATGAACATGATTTACTGGGCTCACCCTGGTGGTCCTGCTTGGGGCAAACACACATGGAAAAAAATAGTGTCAAATCCAATTCCAGGCCCAAAAGGTTTTCCTGTTATAGGAAGCATGAACCTCATGACTGGTCTAGCACATCATAAAATAGCAAACATGGCGAAAACTCTTAAAGCAAGTCGTCTCATGTGTTTTAGCCTTGGTGAAACACGAGTCATTGTGACTTGTAATCCAGAAGTCGCGAAAGAAATATTAAACAGTTCAGTATTTGCTGATCGTCCGATTAAAGAATCAGCCTATAGGCTAATGTTCAATAGAGCAATTGGTTTTGCATCATATGGGGTTTATTGGaggacacttagaaaaatttcatcaaatcaTTTATTTTCACCTAAGCAAatcaaaatttatgaaaaaccAAGATTTCAAATTGCTAAACAATTGATTTCtatgtttgaaaaaaatagtcCAAATGACATTTTACGTGTTAGAGATGGTTTAAAATTGGCTTCTTTGAATAATATGATGTGTTGTGTTTTTGGTAAAAGTTATGATTTTGATTGTTGTAATTTAGAAACAAAAGAATTGATGAAGTTAGTTGATGAAGGTTATGAACTTTTGGGCATGTTAAATTGGTCTGATCATATTTCTTGGTTAGGTGAATTTGATTTACAGAGAATTAAACAGAGGTGCTCAGAACTTGTGCCAAAAGTAAACAAGTTTGTCAAAAAGATTCTTGATGAACATGTGAATCAATCTGGTGATTTTGTGGATGTTTTGCTATCTCTTCAAGGTTCAGAAAGATTATCAGAGAATGATATGATTGCAGTACTTTGG GAAATGATATTTAGGGGGACTGATACAGTGACGGTATTGGTAGAGTGGATATTAGCCCGAATGACGCTTCATCCTGCTATTCAATCAAAAGTTCAAGTCGAGATAGACAGAATCGTTGGACAATCACGAACCATGACGGAGTCTGACGTATCAGAAATGATCTATCTTCCGGCCGTGGTTAAAGAAGTACTAAGGTTGCACCCTCCTGGTCCACTATTGTCGTGGGCCCGCCTTGCAATAACTGACACCACAATTGATGGTTATCAGGTGCCAGCTGGGACCACGGCCATGGTGAACATGTGGGCCATCACGAGAGATGCAGATGTTTGGGCTGACCCACTTATGTTTAAGCCAGAAAGGTTTTTGAACGAGGCACATAGTGACATGGATTTCTCGGTACTAGGGTCCGACATGAGATTGGCACCATTTGGGTCTGGAAGGCGATCTTGTCCCGGAAAGACACTAGGCTTGACCACAGTCACTTATTGGGTCGCAACACTTTTGCACGAATTCGAGTTTGGGCCCAGTAGTAATGTTGACTTGTCTGAGGTATTGAAGCTCTCTTGTGAAATGGCCCACCCACTTAAGGTCAAGATCCGATCTAGACGTGCTCCTAAGACAAGCTAA